A region from the Brachyspira hampsonii genome encodes:
- the tpiA gene encoding triose-phosphate isomerase — protein MARKKLIAGNWKMNNSNKEALELVNSLKDLVKDVKDRDIMIAPTFTCLSDVHNAIKGTNIKLGAQNLYFEEKGAFTGQISADMLLAVGCEYVIVGHSECRDIFGEKDELINKKVKRALDKNLIPVLCVGEHLEEREKGITSDIVSSQIKEAFKGLSEAEAKKVVIAYEPVWAIGTGKTATPQDADDVHKTIRETLKSLYNDSVAEGMIILYGGSVNEKNADDLLNMPNIDGALVGGASLVADKFARIVNYVAK, from the coding sequence ATGGCTAGAAAAAAACTTATTGCTGGTAATTGGAAAATGAATAATTCCAATAAAGAAGCTTTAGAATTAGTTAATAGCTTAAAAGATTTAGTTAAAGATGTTAAAGACAGAGATATTATGATAGCTCCTACATTTACTTGTTTAAGTGATGTTCATAATGCTATTAAAGGAACTAATATTAAATTAGGTGCTCAGAATTTATACTTTGAGGAAAAGGGTGCTTTTACAGGACAGATTTCTGCTGATATGCTTTTGGCTGTAGGATGCGAGTATGTTATTGTAGGACACTCTGAATGCAGAGATATATTCGGCGAAAAAGACGAGCTCATAAACAAGAAAGTAAAAAGAGCTTTGGATAAGAATCTTATACCTGTTTTATGCGTTGGAGAGCATTTAGAAGAAAGAGAGAAGGGTATTACTTCTGATATAGTAAGTTCTCAGATTAAAGAAGCATTCAAAGGTTTAAGCGAGGCTGAAGCTAAAAAAGTTGTTATAGCTTATGAACCTGTTTGGGCTATTGGTACTGGTAAAACTGCTACTCCTCAGGATGCTGATGATGTTCATAAAACTATTAGAGAAACTTTGAAATCTCTTTACAATGATTCTGTTGCTGAAGGTATGATTATACTTTATGGCGGAAGTGTTAATGAAAAAAATGCTGATGATTTACTTAATATGCCTAATATAGATGGTGCTTTGGTAGGCGGAGCATCTTTGGTTGCTGATAAATTTGCTAGAATAGTTAATTATGTAGCTAAGTAA
- a CDS encoding type II toxin-antitoxin system VapC family toxin, with amino-acid sequence MNGNNILLYTNAIIYFLSGKFLFDSEYNIFTSIISEIELLCYPKITSEEENIIKDFIDSINIINLDNYIKNETILIKREISIKLPDAIILATAKTNNLILLTQDKGILKYNVYKNIQIKKCF; translated from the coding sequence ATGAATGGAAATAATATATTACTTTATACAAATGCAATTATATATTTTCTAAGCGGTAAGTTTTTATTCGATAGTGAATATAATATATTTACATCAATAATATCGGAAATAGAATTATTATGTTATCCAAAAATAACATCAGAAGAAGAAAATATAATAAAAGATTTTATTGATAGTATTAATATTATAAATTTAGATAATTATATTAAAAATGAAACTATTTTAATAAAAAGAGAAATTTCTATAAAACTTCCGGATGCAATTATACTAGCTACTGCAAAAACAAATAATTTAATTTTATTAACTCAAGATAAAGGCATATTAAAATATAATGTATATAAAAATATACAAATAAAAAAATGTTTCTAA
- a CDS encoding YfbM family protein, with translation MGCLGVLFALSDKDLNKLLKTSRLERPDFVSEYLEEIYFEKHKKYIYELDKSWDAMHRCLSNDGFLVFGDDNYPLGSVIMGGDVLYGNGDDEEDYIITLKKANIVKDIASKIETITKEKFKEKYFKIDEKDYEYSLSDEDFEYTWDYFYRSIEFWKNASDSNRAVIFTVDQ, from the coding sequence ATGGGCTGTTTGGGAGTATTATTTGCTTTAAGCGATAAGGATTTAAATAAATTATTAAAAACTTCAAGACTTGAAAGACCTGATTTTGTTTCTGAATATTTAGAAGAAATATACTTTGAAAAACATAAAAAATATATTTATGAGCTTGATAAATCTTGGGACGCTATGCATAGATGCCTTTCTAATGACGGATTTTTAGTATTCGGCGATGATAATTATCCTTTAGGCTCTGTTATAATGGGAGGAGATGTTTTATACGGAAACGGAGATGATGAAGAAGATTATATTATTACATTAAAAAAAGCAAACATTGTTAAAGACATTGCCTCAAAAATAGAAACTATCACAAAAGAAAAGTTCAAAGAAAAATATTTTAAAATAGATGAAAAAGATTATGAGTATTCTTTAAGCGATGAAGACTTTGAATATACTTGGGATTATTTTTACAGAAGCATAGAGTTTTGGAAAAATGCCTCTGATTCAAACAGAGCTGTAATATTTACAGTTGACCAGTAA
- a CDS encoding glycosyltransferase family 9 protein — protein sequence MENIKNLLIHSPNWLGDIIMSMPAIYLIKEKYKGIKITVMAKKSMFGIFTASDLVDECLEVKRFPHLRKYNFDAALIFPNSFESAFRVFGHGIKNRIGYKADCRNFMLTKAVYRKEVRWIHTSDYYVNLLKAIGINEQRPSIKLKIREDVLNKARDYLKTVNPENKKIFAYGIGATNSIGKIWREEYFAEVANYLSNKYDALTLFITTPNEKEISDKISAMLLKEPIIPYMSLDMITGILSLCNGFIGNDSGAMHLASIVGIPTLGLYFATPAYQNFPIGINSHIIEKKPDNPACVCGGKKCKLETFECREIIKPNEVISRFESII from the coding sequence ATGGAAAATATTAAGAACTTGCTTATACATTCACCTAATTGGCTTGGAGATATAATTATGTCTATGCCTGCCATTTATTTAATAAAAGAAAAATATAAGGGTATAAAAATTACCGTCATGGCAAAAAAATCTATGTTTGGAATATTTACTGCTTCTGATTTAGTTGATGAATGTTTGGAAGTAAAAAGGTTTCCGCATTTGAGAAAATATAATTTTGATGCTGCTTTGATTTTTCCTAATTCATTTGAAAGTGCTTTTAGAGTATTTGGACATGGTATAAAAAATCGTATAGGTTATAAAGCCGATTGTAGAAATTTTATGCTTACAAAAGCGGTTTATAGAAAAGAGGTTAGGTGGATACATACATCAGATTATTATGTTAATTTGCTTAAAGCTATTGGAATAAATGAGCAAAGACCTAGTATTAAATTAAAAATAAGAGAAGATGTATTAAATAAGGCAAGAGATTATTTAAAAACTGTGAATCCTGAGAATAAAAAAATATTTGCTTATGGTATAGGAGCAACTAACAGTATAGGTAAAATTTGGCGGGAGGAGTATTTTGCTGAAGTTGCTAATTATCTGTCAAACAAATATGATGCTCTTACTTTATTTATTACCACACCTAATGAAAAAGAGATATCTGATAAAATATCAGCTATGCTTTTAAAAGAGCCTATAATACCTTATATGTCATTAGATATGATAACTGGTATTTTGAGCTTATGTAATGGCTTTATAGGCAATGATTCAGGAGCTATGCATTTGGCTTCTATAGTTGGAATACCTACTTTAGGATTATATTTTGCAACACCTGCTTATCAGAATTTTCCTATTGGTATTAATAGCCATATAATAGAGAAAAAGCCGGATAATCCTGCCTGTGTATGCGGCGGCAAAAAATGTAAATTAGAAACATTTGAATGCCGGGAGATTATAAAGCCTAATGAGGTTATAAGTAGATTTGAATCAATAATATAA
- the ftsA gene encoding cell division protein FtsA, which translates to MKEPILAGLDAGSASIKTVIARVNNDKLDVIGIGESESEGIKKGVIINIDAAANAIEKSINEAEHMAGLQAPDIIATIGGDHIKGLNSKGVIGVNTKDKEVTPAEIERVLESAKNILIPADREIIEAIEQEYSLDGQDEIKNPVGMSGTRLETKVHIITGLKHVSEHLRKTLNKMRFSGKDFIVNIRGSSEACLTEDEKELGVVVFDIGHSTTSIMVYLEGSVWHTAVIPVGSQHITNDIAEGLRITIPSAERLKRDHGFAFIDMVGEKEIIEVPTASGQMRTIPKRVLTEIIQPRVEEIFSLCGKELNKMKYIDSLSAGMVFTGGGALLPGLVELAKAYQTAVKGAAPISARIGVPDKIEGIRDIANNPAYSAVIGILMMSLDEATQVNIPHKKTSEKGKFKFNFKNPFSEFFK; encoded by the coding sequence TTGAAAGAGCCAATCTTAGCAGGATTAGATGCAGGAAGTGCATCAATAAAGACTGTCATTGCCCGTGTTAATAATGACAAATTAGATGTTATAGGTATAGGCGAAAGCGAAAGCGAAGGCATCAAAAAAGGAGTTATTATCAATATAGATGCCGCTGCCAATGCTATAGAAAAATCTATAAATGAAGCTGAACATATGGCTGGATTACAAGCTCCTGATATAATTGCAACAATAGGCGGAGATCATATAAAAGGATTAAACAGTAAAGGTGTAATAGGTGTCAATACTAAAGATAAAGAAGTCACTCCCGCCGAAATAGAAAGAGTTTTAGAAAGTGCAAAAAATATATTAATACCTGCCGATAGAGAAATAATAGAAGCTATAGAACAGGAATATTCTTTGGACGGACAAGATGAAATAAAAAATCCTGTGGGTATGTCCGGAACCAGACTTGAAACTAAAGTGCATATCATAACAGGACTTAAACATGTAAGCGAACATTTAAGAAAAACTTTAAATAAAATGCGTTTTTCCGGAAAGGACTTTATAGTTAATATAAGAGGAAGTTCTGAAGCATGTCTTACTGAAGATGAAAAAGAGCTTGGAGTAGTTGTATTTGATATAGGACATTCCACTACTTCTATTATGGTATATTTGGAAGGTTCCGTTTGGCATACTGCTGTTATACCTGTAGGAAGTCAGCATATAACTAATGATATAGCCGAAGGATTAAGAATCACAATACCTTCTGCTGAAAGATTAAAAAGAGATCATGGTTTTGCATTTATAGATATGGTTGGAGAAAAGGAAATTATTGAAGTACCTACTGCAAGCGGACAAATGCGTACTATACCTAAAAGAGTATTAACTGAAATAATACAGCCTAGAGTAGAAGAAATTTTCAGTTTATGCGGAAAAGAATTAAATAAAATGAAGTATATTGATTCTCTTTCTGCCGGTATGGTGTTTACAGGAGGCGGTGCATTGCTTCCGGGATTGGTAGAACTTGCTAAGGCTTATCAAACTGCTGTTAAAGGTGCTGCCCCTATTAGTGCCAGAATAGGTGTGCCTGATAAAATTGAAGGCATAAGAGATATAGCGAATAATCCTGCATATTCAGCTGTAATTGGAATACTTATGATGAGTTTAGATGAAGCTACTCAGGTAAATATACCTCATAAAAAAACATCTGAAAAAGGTAAATTTAAATTCAACTTTAAAAACCCTTTCTCTGAGTTTTTCAAATAA
- a CDS encoding ankyrin repeat domain-containing protein, translating into MKKANKNTKKISTKESNKNNIFIILFVILVLFTVFIYNYYNKKINSIANINEVDSSGLTIVMKALLNENNQLSINDIKKLIRDNRKNIDYKIRDSESKTLLMYAVYNGDTEIIKDIAEYGNQLNEIDNNGRTALHWAVYYNKYDAVVALIELGAKDFIKDNYSLTPIDIAQYEGYEDIYKYLSNL; encoded by the coding sequence ATGAAAAAAGCTAATAAAAATACTAAAAAGATTTCTACCAAAGAAAGCAATAAAAACAATATATTTATTATTTTATTTGTTATATTAGTTTTATTCACTGTATTTATATATAATTATTATAATAAAAAAATTAATTCCATTGCAAATATAAATGAAGTTGATTCTTCAGGACTTACAATAGTTATGAAGGCATTACTTAATGAAAATAATCAATTGAGTATTAATGATATAAAAAAACTTATAAGAGATAATAGAAAAAATATAGATTATAAAATCAGAGATAGTGAGAGTAAGACTTTATTAATGTATGCGGTATATAACGGAGATACTGAAATAATAAAAGATATAGCTGAATACGGCAATCAATTAAATGAAATAGACAACAATGGAAGAACGGCATTGCATTGGGCTGTTTATTATAACAAATACGATGCTGTTGTTGCTTTAATAGAGCTTGGTGCTAAGGATTTTATAAAGGACAATTATTCTCTTACTCCTATAGATATAGCACAGTATGAGGGGTACGAGGATATATATAAATATTTATCAAATTTATAA
- a CDS encoding Rpn family recombination-promoting nuclease/putative transposase, with product MSKKLNTAKIKYFNPLNDYFIRYLFTDKGSSESILLDFINSIMLNANMKTFRSVEILTPFNLKKNKNLKETIVDVKCITQNGSVVIIEIQLQGNSRFPERILYYWAANYSKLLKHGERYDELTPVISINLLNFNLDKTKNIHSCYMLYEMNNKKLLTDHLQIHIIELKKFRKNVLSKDLNYWLKIFTSKNLEASMSEIVKEKPIMEEVQKKYNNFVKSRLMMMEYEKKEAYLYGNQIMLDEERRLGKEEGIKEGIKEGIKEGIKEGIKEGIKEGIKEGIEQGEINKAKDIALNLKNMNMSNEDISRITGLSIDEIKKL from the coding sequence ATGAGTAAAAAATTAAATACTGCAAAAATAAAATATTTCAATCCTTTGAATGATTATTTTATAAGATACCTTTTTACTGATAAAGGCAGCAGCGAGTCTATACTTTTAGATTTTATCAATTCTATAATGCTTAATGCTAATATGAAGACTTTTCGTTCTGTGGAAATACTAACACCATTCAACTTGAAAAAAAATAAAAATTTAAAAGAAACAATAGTTGACGTAAAATGCATTACACAAAATGGTTCAGTGGTTATTATAGAAATACAATTACAAGGTAATTCAAGATTTCCAGAACGTATACTTTATTATTGGGCTGCTAATTACAGTAAATTATTAAAGCATGGTGAAAGATATGATGAGCTTACACCTGTAATAAGCATTAATCTTCTCAATTTTAATTTGGATAAAACTAAAAACATACATTCATGCTATATGCTTTATGAGATGAATAATAAAAAACTTCTAACAGATCATTTACAAATACATATAATAGAGTTAAAAAAGTTTAGGAAAAATGTATTATCTAAAGATTTAAATTATTGGCTCAAAATATTCACAAGTAAAAATTTGGAGGCATCTATGTCTGAAATAGTAAAAGAAAAACCTATAATGGAAGAAGTACAGAAAAAATATAATAATTTTGTAAAAAGCAGATTGATGATGATGGAATATGAGAAAAAAGAAGCATATTTATACGGCAATCAAATAATGCTTGATGAGGAAAGAAGACTAGGTAAAGAAGAAGGAATTAAAGAAGGAATTAAAGAAGGAATTAAAGAAGGAATTAAAGAAGGAATTAAAGAAGGAATTAAAGAAGGAATTAAAGAAGGAATAGAGCAAGGAGAAATAAATAAAGCAAAAGACATAGCACTAAATTTAAAAAACATGAATATGAGTAATGAAGATATAAGCAGAATAACAGGTTTAAGTATAGATGAAATAAAAAAATTATGA
- a CDS encoding isochorismatase family protein: protein MRLMKEPLINKDDTLYICIDEQVKLVPAIYDIDTVIKNTNMLFRTADMHNIPVLVTEQYPKGLGSTDEKVKLPKNYKLFAKEYFSIFGTEDFVNEFNSINKNNIVVFGIETHVCVYYSVVHLLENGYNVYVVADACSSRTKESKDIALKQMANLGANIVTTEMIMFGHIENCKVPCFKDVSKLLKDN from the coding sequence ATGAGATTAATGAAAGAACCTCTAATAAACAAAGATGATACTCTATATATTTGTATTGATGAACAGGTTAAATTAGTTCCTGCTATATATGATATTGATACTGTTATAAAAAATACTAATATGCTTTTTAGAACTGCTGATATGCATAATATTCCTGTTTTAGTTACAGAACAGTATCCTAAAGGTCTTGGCAGTACTGATGAGAAAGTTAAGCTGCCAAAAAATTATAAACTTTTTGCTAAAGAATATTTTAGTATATTCGGTACTGAAGATTTTGTAAATGAGTTTAATTCTATCAATAAAAATAATATTGTAGTGTTTGGTATAGAAACTCATGTTTGCGTTTATTATAGTGTTGTTCATTTGCTAGAAAATGGATATAATGTATATGTTGTTGCTGATGCTTGTTCTTCCAGAACTAAAGAGAGTAAGGATATAGCTTTAAAGCAAATGGCTAATCTTGGTGCTAATATAGTAACTACAGAAATGATAATGTTTGGTCATATAGAAAATTGTAAAGTTCCTTGTTTTAAAGATGTTAGTAAATTATTAAAAGATAATTAA
- a CDS encoding Trp family transcriptional regulator yields the protein MLEKINIYSILNIVVLLIVMNLRRYKMELLAHILATENNEEFIKKLLTELFTKDEQDMIQQRLRIVTLLRKKMPQYEIAKHLNASLCSITRGAKELKKEDSALAIIVDKYLINDKNFQESLNKSK from the coding sequence TTGCTTGAAAAAATTAATATTTATTCTATACTTAATATAGTAGTATTATTAATAGTAATGAATTTAAGGAGATATAAAATGGAACTTTTAGCACATATTTTAGCAACCGAAAATAATGAAGAATTTATTAAAAAACTTCTAACAGAACTCTTCACAAAAGATGAACAAGATATGATACAGCAAAGATTGAGGATAGTAACATTATTAAGAAAGAAAATGCCGCAATATGAAATAGCCAAACATTTAAATGCAAGTCTTTGTTCGATAACAAGAGGAGCAAAGGAATTGAAGAAAGAGGACAGTGCTTTAGCAATAATAGTTGATAAATATCTTATAAATGATAAAAACTTTCAAGAATCATTAAACAAATCAAAGTAA
- a CDS encoding DUF368 domain-containing protein — MKILGNYIYTIIKGFIIGASMLVPGFSGGTMAMILGIYDKLIASLSGILTFSKNENYFLKNKLNFLFLIFFCAGSLLGMVIISKPLSNLIEKYYTVSSFFFMGAALGGFNTVYNKTKSYKFDFLSIIYILLGAGIVYLISIIPEGFFSSSGDRSEMFMYFILIVAGLIVAIAMILPGISVSYMFLLLGIYQETIDAVHDLYIPYLAPLAIGAILGVVLTTKILEYWMEHYVKSSYLIISGFVLGSIIQVFPGLPKGIEWALCPIMFLAAYFLIRLLQRFDPDNR, encoded by the coding sequence ATGAAAATTTTAGGCAATTATATTTATACTATAATAAAAGGTTTTATCATAGGAGCTTCAATGCTTGTACCGGGTTTCAGCGGCGGAACTATGGCCATGATACTTGGTATATATGATAAATTAATTGCTTCTTTAAGCGGTATTTTAACTTTCTCAAAAAATGAAAACTACTTTCTTAAAAATAAACTTAACTTTTTGTTTTTAATATTTTTCTGTGCAGGCTCTCTTTTAGGTATGGTTATAATTTCAAAGCCATTATCAAATTTAATAGAGAAATATTATACAGTTTCTTCTTTCTTTTTTATGGGGGCGGCACTTGGAGGATTTAATACAGTTTATAATAAAACTAAATCATATAAATTTGATTTTTTAAGCATTATATATATTCTTTTAGGAGCAGGCATAGTATATTTAATATCTATAATACCTGAAGGTTTTTTCAGCAGTTCAGGGGATAGAAGCGAGATGTTTATGTACTTTATACTTATAGTGGCTGGTTTAATAGTTGCTATTGCTATGATACTTCCGGGTATAAGTGTTTCGTATATGTTTTTGCTTTTAGGTATTTATCAAGAAACTATTGATGCTGTTCATGATTTGTATATTCCATATTTAGCACCTTTGGCTATAGGTGCAATTTTAGGAGTTGTTCTTACTACTAAAATTTTAGAATATTGGATGGAGCATTATGTAAAGTCTTCTTATTTGATAATATCAGGTTTTGTATTAGGATCTATTATACAGGTCTTTCCCGGACTTCCAAAAGGCATAGAATGGGCTTTATGTCCTATAATGTTTTTAGCAGCTTATTTTTTAATAAGACTTTTACAGAGATTTGACCCTGATAATAGATAA
- a CDS encoding flagellar filament outer layer protein FlaA, which produces MKKLFVVLTSIFIAASAYGLTNSTLIDFALTGNADNLQGGEGDTNELVPVAENLYNDNWVVWLNESARLTENRRNSYVTNVDSKGNNGAWEAGKVLGIRVHFPLAGWNSYALVKPVYELEMYGGADGTKYTEGKGVIHNVGEIKSISSWVYGRNFLVSYFVNLQNEYGALKSYPMGTVYFNGWRQVRWENREYLPNVRDRILVREPLYPRMIPSVKLDSLGFYRTKDTQGGDFITYVKDVTLEYDVVVVDAEEDIDDEATWQILKTENDRKEAIEAARIREQAELRALEERRIGDGTADQGAANNGAAADQGAAQEQAQ; this is translated from the coding sequence ATGAAAAAGTTATTCGTAGTATTAACTTCAATTTTTATCGCTGCATCTGCTTACGGTTTAACAAACTCAACTTTGATTGATTTTGCTTTAACAGGTAATGCTGATAACTTACAAGGTGGAGAAGGTGATACAAATGAATTAGTTCCAGTTGCAGAAAATCTTTATAATGATAACTGGGTAGTGTGGTTGAATGAATCTGCTAGATTAACAGAAAATCGCAGAAATTCTTATGTTACTAACGTAGATAGTAAAGGTAACAATGGTGCTTGGGAAGCTGGTAAAGTTCTTGGTATAAGAGTACATTTCCCATTAGCAGGTTGGAACAGCTATGCTTTAGTAAAACCAGTATATGAACTTGAAATGTATGGCGGTGCTGATGGTACTAAATATACAGAAGGTAAAGGTGTTATACATAATGTAGGCGAAATTAAATCTATAAGCTCTTGGGTTTACGGACGCAATTTCTTAGTTAGCTATTTCGTAAACTTACAAAACGAATACGGTGCATTAAAATCTTATCCTATGGGTACTGTTTACTTCAATGGTTGGAGACAAGTAAGATGGGAAAACAGAGAATATTTACCTAATGTTCGCGACAGAATATTAGTAAGAGAACCTCTTTATCCTAGAATGATCCCTTCTGTAAAATTAGATTCTTTAGGTTTCTACAGAACTAAAGATACTCAAGGCGGAGATTTCATTACTTATGTTAAAGATGTAACACTTGAGTACGATGTAGTAGTTGTTGATGCTGAAGAAGATATCGATGATGAAGCTACTTGGCAAATCTTAAAAACTGAAAATGATAGAAAAGAAGCTATAGAAGCTGCTAGAATACGCGAACAAGCTGAATTAAGAGCTCTTGAAGAAAGACGTATAGGTGATGGTACTGCTGATCAAGGTGCTGCTAATAACGGTGCTGCTGCTGATCAAGGTGCTGCTCAAGAACAAGCTCAATAA
- the dnaN gene encoding DNA polymerase III subunit beta produces MRFRCLKKDIVKSIGVTENVVEGKVIYNIESNVLFHLSGNMLTLTATDGSVWARSRIILDDCEGEGAVAVYAKKISSILKEMPDGLITINVEENEKINIESENGKTKHLIIGMKTDDFPAYPESNGDISYIMLPTKELVTMINKTISSIAKEPFKPALRGICFEKTDSKFLAVATDGRRMAVIEREFEGVENGSFSIIIEPKVLNEILVTANYDEVEQVKMGVDGQQVYFQVGKYDFVSSLIEGKYPNFRQVIPKEFAYSFRVNKNDLLDAIRRIVPMINDVRSKRMILTVSEESLKVKGINQEMGESLEEIDIKYSGEEHSVAYNYTYIQDVIKQIDSEIVTFMVNKDSSPTMVKEIEREDYYYIIMPMSIGEE; encoded by the coding sequence ATGAGATTTAGATGTTTAAAAAAAGATATAGTAAAATCTATCGGAGTTACTGAAAATGTTGTTGAAGGTAAAGTAATTTATAATATAGAAAGCAATGTGCTTTTTCATCTTTCAGGAAATATGCTTACATTGACTGCCACTGACGGCTCTGTTTGGGCTAGAAGCAGAATCATACTTGATGACTGCGAGGGTGAAGGTGCTGTAGCGGTATATGCCAAAAAAATAAGTTCTATATTAAAAGAGATGCCTGACGGGCTTATTACTATCAATGTTGAAGAAAACGAAAAAATAAACATAGAATCTGAAAACGGAAAAACTAAACACTTAATCATCGGAATGAAAACAGATGATTTCCCTGCTTATCCTGAAAGCAATGGAGATATTAGTTATATCATGCTTCCAACTAAAGAATTGGTTACTATGATTAATAAGACAATATCATCAATAGCTAAAGAGCCTTTCAAGCCTGCTTTAAGAGGTATATGCTTTGAGAAAACCGATTCTAAATTTCTTGCTGTTGCTACTGACGGCAGAAGAATGGCAGTTATAGAGAGAGAATTTGAAGGTGTAGAAAATGGATCCTTCTCAATAATTATAGAGCCTAAAGTTTTAAATGAAATACTTGTTACTGCAAATTATGATGAGGTAGAACAAGTAAAAATGGGGGTTGACGGTCAGCAGGTTTATTTCCAAGTTGGCAAATATGATTTTGTATCAAGCCTTATAGAAGGAAAATATCCTAATTTCAGACAGGTTATACCAAAAGAGTTTGCATATAGTTTCAGAGTGAATAAAAATGATTTGCTTGATGCTATAAGAAGAATTGTACCTATGATTAATGATGTTCGTTCAAAGAGAATGATATTAACCGTTTCTGAGGAATCTCTTAAAGTAAAAGGTATTAACCAAGAGATGGGAGAATCTTTAGAAGAAATTGATATAAAATATTCAGGCGAAGAGCATTCTGTGGCTTATAATTACACTTATATACAAGATGTTATAAAACAAATTGATTCTGAAATAGTTACTTTTATGGTTAATAAAGATTCTAGTCCTACTATGGTAAAAGAGATAGAAAGAGAGGATTATTATTATATTATTATGCCTATGAGTATAGGTGAGGAGTAA
- a CDS encoding SDH family Clp fold serine proteinase, translating into MADNKSQTKTIKPPILFSKTQEIINKITKHLDAPLLSYWNSNGGSICQNDVIVLSDILKHIGKCDKIYFFIKSSGGSGQASLRIVHLLRESAKKVVALLPLEAASAATMLCLGADEIQMGPLAFITAVDTSLQHELSPVNKDNSLVYVSQDELARVIKLWKEQSNNNDNNPYEHIYKYIHPLVLGAVDRASSLSIKLCKDILSYHMKDQKLIDDISNSLNSSYPSHNYPITIREAKKLGLNVKEMDDKLNESLMSLNEYYSEMGQKSCTDYDEINYHDNEILNIHEGSTIQIYYQEDKDWHYRVEERRWIPMNDNSSWIKNTLINGKQNRSKFHIR; encoded by the coding sequence ATGGCTGATAATAAATCACAAACTAAAACTATTAAACCGCCTATATTATTTTCCAAAACTCAGGAAATTATTAATAAAATTACAAAACATCTTGATGCTCCATTACTTTCATATTGGAACTCTAATGGAGGAAGTATATGCCAAAATGATGTAATTGTACTCTCTGATATACTTAAACATATAGGAAAATGCGATAAAATATACTTCTTTATAAAAAGTTCCGGAGGAAGCGGACAGGCATCTTTAAGAATAGTACATCTTCTTAGAGAGTCTGCCAAAAAAGTTGTGGCATTGCTGCCTTTAGAAGCTGCAAGTGCGGCTACAATGCTTTGTTTGGGTGCTGATGAAATACAAATGGGACCTTTAGCATTTATAACAGCTGTAGATACATCGCTTCAGCATGAATTATCCCCTGTAAATAAAGATAATAGTCTTGTATATGTCAGTCAGGATGAATTGGCTAGAGTGATAAAACTATGGAAAGAGCAGTCAAATAATAATGATAATAATCCTTATGAACATATATACAAATATATACACCCTTTAGTTTTGGGAGCTGTTGACAGGGCTTCAAGCCTTTCAATAAAGTTATGTAAAGATATTTTATCATATCATATGAAAGATCAGAAATTAATAGATGATATATCAAATTCTCTCAATTCTTCTTATCCTTCGCATAACTACCCTATTACTATAAGAGAAGCTAAAAAATTAGGACTTAATGTTAAAGAAATGGATGATAAACTAAATGAATCATTAATGTCGCTAAATGAATATTACTCAGAAATGGGACAGAAATCCTGTACAGATTATGATGAAATTAACTATCATGACAATGAAATATTAAACATACATGAAGGCAGCACAATACAAATATATTATCAGGAAGATAAAGATTGGCATTACAGAGTCGAAGAGAGAAGATGGATTCCTATGAATGATAATAGTTCTTGGATAAAAAACACTTTAATAAACGGAAAACAAAACAGAAGCAAATTTCATATTCGATAA